A stretch of Triticum aestivum cultivar Chinese Spring chromosome 1D, IWGSC CS RefSeq v2.1, whole genome shotgun sequence DNA encodes these proteins:
- the LOC123157283 gene encoding transcription elongation factor 1 homolog, with product MGKRKSARSKAAPRKKVEKLETAFCSHAAAVECTIELDIKIATASCYVCLESYSTVPDALTEPIDVYSEWIDECERVNEGVRRRARMMRGRHPALCKLFRCTCAANVRRRFR from the coding sequence ATGGGCAAGCGGAAGTCGGCGAGGTCCAAGGCGGCGCCGCGGAagaaggtggagaagctggagacGGCCTTCTGCAGCCACGCCGCCGCCGTCGAGTGCACCATCGAGCTCGACATCAAGATCGCCACCGCGTCGTGCTACGTCTGCCTGGAGAGCTACTCCACCGTGCCGGACGCCCTCACCGAGCCCATCGACGTCTACAGCGAGTGGATCGACGAGTGCGAGCGCGTCAACGAGGGCGTACGACGTCGCGCCAGGATGATGCGTGGTCGCCATCCTGCGCTTTGTAAGCTTTTCCGCTGTACTTGCGCGGCCAATGTGCGGCGGCGGTTCAGATAG